One window of the Candidatus Beckwithbacteria bacterium genome contains the following:
- a CDS encoding peptidylprolyl isomerase, translated as MQIDAEKNYTAILKTDKGDITIALNAKATPITVNNFVSLAKKGFYDGTNFHRVVEGFMIQGGDPSGNGTGGPGYQFDDESFEGEYTRGTVAMANAGPNTNGSQFFIMHQDYDLPKNYVIFGKVTDGMDIVDQIATSEVTAGAGGELSKPLSPTLVQTVKIVEN; from the coding sequence ATGCAAATTGATGCAGAAAAAAATTACACCGCTATTTTAAAAACTGATAAAGGCGATATTACAATTGCTTTAAATGCTAAAGCTACACCAATTACCGTCAATAATTTTGTTAGTCTTGCTAAAAAAGGTTTTTATGATGGTACAAATTTTCACCGGGTAGTTGAAGGTTTTATGATCCAAGGCGGTGATCCTAGCGGGAATGGGACTGGCGGACCAGGCTATCAATTTGATGATGAATCGTTTGAAGGTGAGTACACTCGTGGAACTGTAGCAATGGCTAATGCTGGTCCAAATACTAATGGTAGCCAATTTTTCATCATGCATCAGGATTATGATTTACCAAAAAATTATGTGATTTTTGGTAAAGTTACTGACGGTATGGATATAGTTGACCAAATTGCCACCTCAGAAGTGACAGCTGGAGCCGGGGGAGAACTTTCTAAGCCACTTTCTCCAACTCTTGTTCAGACTGTAAAAATTGTTGAGAACTAG